Proteins encoded by one window of Yersinia massiliensis:
- the hypA gene encoding hydrogenase maturation nickel metallochaperone HypA: MHEITLCQNAIAMMEQQARQHGAQRITGVWLETGAFSCVEPQALAFCFELVCRGTLAEGCVLHLSQQQSQVWCHDCQQNVNLLSSKVTRCPLCAGSHLRIGAADDGVMIKRLEVE; this comes from the coding sequence ATGCATGAGATCACTTTGTGCCAAAACGCGATAGCGATGATGGAGCAACAGGCTAGGCAACATGGCGCGCAGCGGATTACGGGGGTGTGGTTGGAAACCGGTGCATTTTCCTGTGTCGAACCGCAGGCATTGGCGTTCTGTTTTGAGTTGGTGTGTCGCGGCACGCTGGCGGAAGGTTGTGTCTTGCATCTTAGTCAGCAGCAGTCGCAGGTGTGGTGCCATGACTGTCAGCAGAACGTGAATTTGCTGAGCAGTAAAGTGACTCGTTGTCCGTTGTGTGCGGGGAGTCATTTGCGTATTGGCGCGGCAGACGATGGTGTGATGATTAAGCGGTTGGAGGTGGAATGA
- a CDS encoding NADH-quinone oxidoreductase subunit C, which produces MTHETPISATSVSGQPQGGEKLGAAYVARLREQFPSAILDEEWQTHDQLTITIKLNSLPDVVEHLYYQQGGWLSVLFGNDERSLNGYFAIYYVLSMEGREQYGADTGKHYGDKCWVIVKALISPERPEFPAVTPRVPAAVWGEREVRDMYGLQPVGLPDERRLVLPDDWPDDLYPLRKDTMDYRQRPTPTGDTETYQFENEAGSSSRVVPIGPMHITSDEPGHFRLFVDGEDIIDADYRLFYVHRGMEKLAETRMGYNDVTFLSDRICGICGFTHSVAYTSSIENALGIIVPPRAQMIRTILLEVERLHSHLLNIGLSCHFVGFDTGFMQFFRVREKAMTIAEMLTGARKTYGLNLIGGVRRDILKADRLKTLQLVAEMRADIGQLVDMLMSTANIEQRTVGVGLLDRKIARDFSPVGPMIRASGFARDMRHDHSYANYANVPKELFSLEGCDVNSRLLVRVREFFDSLVMIEYGLNHMPSGPLLEEKVHYQPYKFALGFSEAPRGEDVHWSMTGDNQKLFRWRCRAATYANWPVLRYMLRGNTVSDAPLIIGSLDPCYSCTDRVTLVDVRKHKSVTVPYKEIERYGIERTHSPLK; this is translated from the coding sequence GTGACTCACGAAACGCCTATTTCAGCCACTTCAGTTTCAGGCCAACCACAGGGCGGTGAAAAACTCGGTGCCGCTTATGTGGCTCGCCTGCGTGAACAATTTCCGTCGGCTATCCTCGATGAAGAATGGCAAACCCACGATCAACTGACCATTACCATCAAGCTGAACAGCCTGCCGGATGTGGTAGAACACCTTTACTACCAGCAAGGCGGTTGGTTATCGGTGTTGTTCGGTAACGATGAACGCAGCCTAAATGGCTATTTCGCGATTTATTATGTGCTGTCGATGGAAGGCCGCGAACAATACGGCGCAGACACCGGTAAACATTATGGCGATAAGTGCTGGGTTATCGTCAAAGCGCTCATCAGCCCCGAACGGCCTGAGTTCCCTGCGGTGACACCACGCGTTCCTGCCGCCGTTTGGGGTGAGCGCGAAGTGCGTGATATGTACGGTTTACAACCGGTGGGTCTGCCAGATGAGCGGCGTTTAGTGCTGCCCGATGATTGGCCAGACGATCTGTATCCGCTGCGTAAAGACACCATGGATTACCGCCAACGCCCCACCCCGACCGGCGATACGGAAACCTATCAGTTTGAGAATGAAGCAGGCAGCAGCAGCCGTGTCGTCCCTATCGGCCCAATGCATATTACCTCCGATGAACCGGGTCACTTCCGTTTGTTCGTGGATGGCGAAGACATTATCGATGCGGATTACCGCTTGTTCTATGTTCATCGCGGCATGGAAAAGCTGGCTGAAACCCGTATGGGCTACAACGATGTGACCTTCTTGTCAGACCGTATTTGCGGCATTTGCGGTTTTACGCATAGCGTGGCTTATACCTCATCGATTGAGAATGCCTTGGGCATTATCGTGCCACCGCGGGCGCAGATGATCCGTACCATTTTGCTGGAAGTCGAACGGCTGCATAGCCATCTGCTCAATATCGGGCTGTCCTGTCACTTCGTGGGCTTCGATACCGGTTTCATGCAGTTCTTCCGCGTGCGTGAAAAAGCCATGACCATCGCTGAGATGCTCACTGGGGCGCGTAAAACCTACGGTCTGAATCTGATTGGTGGCGTGCGTCGCGATATCCTCAAAGCCGATCGCCTCAAAACCTTGCAATTAGTGGCGGAGATGCGCGCTGATATCGGCCAACTGGTGGATATGCTGATGAGCACCGCCAACATTGAACAACGCACGGTCGGTGTTGGCCTGCTTGACCGTAAAATCGCCCGCGATTTTAGCCCTGTCGGCCCGATGATCCGCGCCAGCGGTTTTGCCCGCGATATGCGCCACGACCACAGCTACGCCAACTACGCCAATGTGCCCAAAGAACTGTTTAGCTTAGAGGGCTGCGATGTGAACTCTCGCTTGTTGGTGCGAGTCCGTGAATTCTTTGACTCATTGGTGATGATTGAATATGGCCTGAACCATATGCCAAGCGGCCCGTTGCTGGAGGAGAAAGTCCACTATCAACCCTACAAGTTTGCTCTCGGTTTCTCAGAAGCGCCACGGGGTGAAGATGTTCACTGGAGCATGACGGGCGACAATCAAAAACTGTTCCGCTGGCGTTGCCGCGCGGCCACCTATGCCAATTGGCCGGTGCTGCGCTACATGCTGCGTGGCAATACCGTTTCCGATGCGCCCCTGATTATCGGCAGCCTCGATCCCTGCTATTCCTGTACTGACCGGGTCACCTTGGTGGATGTGCGTAAGCATAAATCCGTCACGGTGCCGTACAAAGAGATTGAACGTTATGGCATCGAGCGCACCCATTCGCCGCTCAAATAG
- a CDS encoding respiratory chain complex I subunit 1 family protein has translation MPTTDMPAVSMIAFAFGQALFMLALAPLMSGISRMVKARMHSRRGPGVLQEYRDLAKLLKRQDVAPANAGVIFRLMPYVLLGSMLLIAMALPIFTLASPFGVAGDLIALLYLFALFRFFFSLAGLDSGSIFAGIGASRELTLGVLVEPTLILSLLVVGLIAGSTNIGTISTALSEGHWQSPTATALALLACGFAVFIEMGKIPFDVAEAEQELQEGPLTEYSGASLGLVKWGISLKQVVVAQLFLGVFIPFGKLAVLSGTGMLWALVACVIKLVVVFTLASVVENSIARGRFLLTSHVTWLGFGVAALSLVFYLTGL, from the coding sequence ATGCCAACTACTGATATGCCTGCAGTCTCTATGATTGCCTTCGCCTTCGGGCAGGCGCTTTTCATGCTGGCGCTGGCACCGCTAATGTCCGGTATTTCCCGCATGGTGAAAGCCCGAATGCATTCTCGCCGTGGGCCGGGTGTGCTGCAAGAGTACCGCGATTTAGCCAAGCTGCTGAAGCGGCAAGATGTAGCACCGGCGAATGCTGGCGTCATCTTCCGCCTGATGCCCTATGTGCTGTTGGGTAGCATGCTACTGATCGCGATGGCGCTGCCGATTTTCACCTTGGCGTCACCCTTTGGTGTCGCAGGGGATCTGATCGCTCTGCTTTATCTGTTTGCGCTATTCCGCTTCTTCTTCTCGTTAGCTGGTTTGGATAGCGGCAGCATCTTCGCAGGTATCGGCGCGAGTCGTGAGTTAACGCTGGGCGTGCTCGTCGAACCCACGCTGATCCTCTCGCTGCTGGTCGTGGGGTTAATCGCTGGCTCCACCAATATCGGCACCATTAGCACTGCGCTATCTGAAGGCCACTGGCAATCACCAACCGCCACGGCATTGGCGCTGCTGGCCTGCGGCTTTGCGGTATTTATCGAAATGGGCAAAATCCCATTCGATGTCGCCGAGGCTGAACAAGAGCTCCAAGAAGGGCCATTAACCGAATATTCCGGTGCTTCGCTGGGGTTGGTCAAATGGGGCATTAGCCTGAAACAAGTGGTTGTCGCGCAACTGTTCCTCGGCGTGTTTATCCCGTTTGGCAAGCTGGCGGTGCTGAGCGGAACCGGCATGCTATGGGCGCTAGTCGCCTGCGTGATCAAATTAGTGGTGGTGTTTACCCTCGCCTCTGTGGTGGAAAACAGTATTGCCCGAGGGCGTTTCTTGTTGACCTCTCATGTTACTTGGTTGGGGTTTGGCGTCGCTGCCCTATCCCTCGTTTTCTATCTCACGGGTCTTTAA
- a CDS encoding 4Fe-4S dicluster domain-containing protein yields MNRFVIAEPRLCIGCNTCMAACSQVHKAEGLQEHPRLTVMRNATVTAPILCRHCEDAWCARVCPVNAITLTNNAVELDETTCIGCKLCGIACPFGAITPSGSKPLAVPETFPEYIPMTELSDVPFSPANMNPFLAWTAGVRTVAVKCDLCSFQPQGPECVRVCPTNALMLVDEHSIEQASQAKRMAAASWFANDLPFMTVDTSPAISHEEQKR; encoded by the coding sequence ATGAACCGCTTTGTGATTGCGGAGCCGAGGCTTTGTATTGGATGCAATACCTGCATGGCTGCTTGCAGCCAAGTACATAAAGCCGAAGGTTTACAAGAGCATCCCAGATTGACCGTAATGCGTAACGCCACGGTTACGGCACCGATTCTCTGTCGTCACTGTGAAGATGCGTGGTGTGCGCGGGTGTGCCCTGTTAATGCCATCACCCTGACCAACAACGCAGTTGAATTAGATGAAACCACCTGCATCGGCTGCAAACTTTGTGGTATCGCCTGCCCATTTGGCGCGATCACACCGTCAGGCAGCAAACCCTTAGCCGTACCGGAAACTTTCCCTGAATACATCCCCATGACCGAACTGTCCGATGTGCCTTTCAGTCCAGCCAATATGAATCCTTTCTTGGCTTGGACGGCGGGCGTGCGCACCGTGGCCGTGAAATGCGACCTGTGCAGCTTCCAACCCCAAGGGCCGGAATGTGTGCGGGTCTGTCCAACCAACGCCTTAATGCTGGTTGATGAGCACAGCATTGAACAAGCGAGTCAGGCTAAGCGCATGGCCGCGGCCAGTTGGTTTGCTAATGACCTGCCCTTTATGACTGTGGACACCTCGCCCGCCATCTCTCACGAGGAGCAAAAAAGATGA
- a CDS encoding hydrogenase 4 subunit D, with protein MEHVALATILIPFAGAIFTACLPQRMAKWSCTFFALLATLGTVLLAYAYLGGGKVDVTFNLIHYGEMALFGLTIDRISTLIAFAVVFLGLLVSIYSTGYLTLGNREHPHEGTNRYYALLLVFIGAMAGLVLSSTLLGQLFFFEITGGCSWGLIGYYQSQRSLRSALKALLVTHVAAIGLYLAAAVLLVNTGTFALTALAQLDNTTKIIVFGGILFAAWGKSAQLPLHIWLPDAMEAPTPVSSYLHAASMVKVGVYIFARAIYSAGDVPQIIGTVGMVMAVITLIYGFFMYLPQKDMKRLLAYSTITQLSYIFFALSLAIYGSNLAFEGGIAYIFNHAFAKSLFFLVAGALSYSCGTRMLPKLKGIMGKMPLLGVGFCVAALAITGVPPFNGFFSKFPIFAAGFSLSHEHWLLIPLLVLALIESVASFGWFLYWFGQTVPGKPSEEVASAKPLPLAMQGVLVILVIMSVCSSFIAVAWLG; from the coding sequence ATGGAACATGTAGCCCTTGCGACTATTTTGATCCCGTTTGCGGGGGCTATCTTCACCGCCTGTCTACCCCAGCGCATGGCGAAATGGTCCTGTACCTTTTTTGCCCTGCTAGCCACCTTGGGGACGGTACTCTTGGCCTACGCCTACTTAGGCGGTGGAAAGGTAGATGTCACCTTTAATCTGATTCATTACGGCGAAATGGCACTATTTGGCCTGACCATCGACCGCATCAGCACCTTGATTGCTTTTGCCGTGGTGTTCCTTGGGCTGCTGGTCAGTATCTATTCCACCGGTTATCTCACGCTGGGCAATCGGGAACATCCGCACGAAGGCACAAACCGCTATTACGCGTTGCTACTGGTGTTTATCGGTGCCATGGCGGGGCTGGTTCTCTCCTCCACGTTACTGGGCCAACTGTTCTTCTTTGAAATTACCGGCGGCTGCTCGTGGGGCTTGATTGGTTACTATCAGAGCCAGCGATCCTTACGTTCCGCGCTCAAAGCCTTGTTGGTGACCCACGTAGCTGCCATTGGCCTGTATCTGGCGGCGGCGGTGCTGTTGGTCAACACCGGCACCTTTGCGCTTACGGCGCTGGCGCAACTGGATAACACCACCAAAATCATCGTGTTCGGCGGCATTCTGTTTGCGGCTTGGGGGAAATCAGCCCAGTTGCCGCTGCATATCTGGTTACCCGATGCGATGGAAGCACCGACACCGGTCAGTTCCTATCTGCATGCTGCCTCGATGGTCAAAGTGGGTGTCTATATCTTCGCCCGCGCCATCTACTCAGCGGGAGATGTGCCGCAGATTATCGGTACCGTGGGGATGGTGATGGCGGTGATTACGCTGATTTATGGCTTCTTCATGTATTTGCCGCAAAAAGATATGAAGCGACTGCTGGCCTACTCCACCATCACTCAGCTGTCTTATATCTTCTTCGCATTGTCACTGGCTATCTATGGCTCCAACTTAGCCTTTGAAGGCGGCATTGCTTACATCTTCAACCATGCATTTGCCAAGAGTTTGTTCTTCTTGGTCGCCGGTGCGCTGAGCTACAGCTGTGGCACCCGCATGTTGCCGAAACTCAAAGGCATCATGGGCAAGATGCCGCTACTGGGCGTCGGGTTCTGTGTCGCAGCACTGGCTATCACCGGTGTACCGCCTTTCAACGGCTTCTTCAGTAAATTCCCCATTTTTGCTGCTGGCTTCTCGCTCTCTCACGAACATTGGCTCCTGATCCCGCTGCTGGTCTTGGCGCTGATTGAATCGGTGGCGAGCTTCGGCTGGTTCTTGTACTGGTTCGGGCAAACCGTACCCGGTAAGCCATCAGAAGAAGTCGCCAGTGCTAAACCGCTGCCGTTGGCGATGCAAGGGGTGCTGGTGATTCTGGTGATCATGTCAGTGTGCTCAAGCTTTATTGCCGTCGCTTGGCTCGGATAA
- the hyfE gene encoding hydrogenase 4 membrane subunit produces MTGTLLVNNLAGLLIITSLLVIIVKKPATSALFYALQSLVLVLIFLVLAETLHAHELYMWSLTAFITKVVLVPWIMYRAFRQMEDPKANGGVIGTASLIFIAAIIILLSYFVVEPVQLPMVSALKPALAVSLGHFLIGLLCIVTQRNILKNIFGYCLMENGAHLMLALLAFRAPELVEIGIATDAIFAVIVMTFMARKIYRTLHTLDVKQLTALKG; encoded by the coding sequence ATGACCGGAACATTACTCGTCAACAATCTCGCAGGGCTGCTGATCATTACCTCGCTGCTTGTCATCATCGTGAAGAAACCCGCGACCTCGGCGCTGTTTTATGCCTTGCAGTCACTGGTCTTGGTGCTGATTTTTCTGGTGCTGGCTGAAACGCTGCACGCCCACGAGTTGTACATGTGGTCGTTAACGGCATTTATCACCAAAGTGGTTCTGGTGCCGTGGATTATGTATCGCGCGTTTCGCCAGATGGAAGACCCCAAAGCCAACGGTGGTGTGATAGGCACGGCTAGCCTGATCTTTATCGCCGCCATCATTATTTTGCTCAGTTACTTTGTGGTCGAACCGGTGCAATTGCCGATGGTGAGCGCCCTCAAACCGGCTCTGGCGGTGTCCTTAGGGCATTTCCTGATTGGCCTGCTGTGCATCGTCACCCAGCGCAATATTCTGAAAAATATTTTTGGCTACTGCCTGATGGAGAATGGCGCGCACTTGATGCTGGCACTACTCGCTTTTCGCGCACCGGAGTTGGTGGAGATTGGTATCGCCACCGATGCCATCTTCGCGGTGATTGTGATGACGTTCATGGCGCGCAAAATTTACCGCACGCTGCACACGCTGGATGTTAAACAACTGACGGCGCTCAAGGGGTAA
- a CDS encoding HypC/HybG/HupF family hydrogenase formation chaperone, translating to MCIGIPGQIVALDGSQAGTAWVDVCGVRRSVNIMLVAENEAAGTALIGHWVLVHVGFAMSRLDEDEALETLQLLQEMGEVEADVRGFLGQGEGVV from the coding sequence ATGTGTATAGGCATCCCTGGGCAAATTGTGGCATTGGATGGTTCGCAAGCGGGAACGGCTTGGGTGGATGTCTGTGGTGTGCGGCGTAGCGTCAATATCATGTTGGTGGCCGAGAATGAGGCAGCGGGTACGGCCTTGATAGGGCATTGGGTGTTGGTGCATGTGGGGTTTGCCATGAGCCGTTTGGATGAGGATGAGGCGTTGGAGACGTTGCAGTTGTTGCAGGAGATGGGGGAGGTTGAGGCGGATGTGAGGGGGTTTTTGGGGCAGGGGGAAGGGGTTGTATAG
- the sanA gene encoding outer membrane permeability protein SanA, which yields MWKRLIISLITIAGLLMVTAIALDRWISWKTAPFIYDELQDLPHRQVGVVLGTAKYYRTGGINQFYQYRIQGAINAYNSGKVSYLLLSGDNALQSYNEPMTMRRDLIAAGVAPADIVLDYAGFRTLDSIVRTRKVFDTNDFIIITQRFHCERALFIALHMGIQAQCFAVPSPKDMLSVRVREIFARLGALTDLYLLKREPRFLGPLIPIPAVHVIPDDAQGYPAVSPEQLVELEHRLAEEKQKTTTP from the coding sequence ATGTGGAAACGCTTGATTATTAGCTTAATTACCATCGCAGGGTTGCTGATGGTCACAGCTATTGCGCTCGATCGCTGGATCAGTTGGAAAACAGCCCCATTCATCTACGATGAGCTACAAGATTTGCCCCACCGCCAAGTTGGCGTGGTATTGGGCACAGCCAAATATTATCGTACGGGTGGGATTAATCAGTTCTATCAATACCGCATTCAAGGCGCGATCAACGCTTACAACAGCGGAAAAGTCAGCTACCTACTCCTCAGTGGCGACAACGCCCTACAAAGCTATAACGAACCCATGACCATGCGCAGAGACTTAATCGCCGCAGGTGTCGCACCGGCCGATATCGTACTGGACTACGCTGGTTTTCGCACATTGGACTCAATCGTCCGCACCCGTAAAGTCTTTGATACCAATGACTTTATCATCATCACCCAACGTTTCCACTGCGAACGAGCACTGTTTATCGCCCTACACATGGGAATACAAGCTCAATGCTTCGCGGTGCCATCGCCTAAAGATATGCTCAGTGTCCGAGTACGCGAAATCTTCGCCCGCCTTGGCGCACTAACAGACCTTTATTTACTAAAACGCGAACCCCGCTTCCTCGGCCCATTAATCCCCATTCCGGCCGTACACGTCATACCGGACGACGCCCAAGGCTACCCCGCCGTCTCGCCCGAACAACTCGTCGAGCTAGAACACCGACTGGCAGAAGAAAAGCAGAAAACCACCACCCCATAA
- a CDS encoding hydrogenase 4 subunit F, with translation MSNMDLLLLLLAIPLIASLLAFASRALGNAARAATTWVHVVGISLLLVVALTVVCRVALDGEILAAHHWLHIDSLSALFLAILAIIGFITGVYSLGYMRHEVNNGEITVGTLCNYYGFFHLFLFTMLLVVTSNNLILMWVGIEATTLSSAFLVGLYGQRSSLEAAWKYIIICTVGVAFGLYGTVLVYANAANVLADPGSAIFWTVVAEHAKELDPSLMHLAFVFILIGFGTKTGLFPMHSWLPDAHSEAPSPTSALLSAVLLNCALLVIIRYYIIISTAIGPYFPQMLLLVFGMMSVAVSAFFILAQRDMKRLLAYSSVENMGLIAVALGIGGPLGVLAALFHTLNHSLAKTLLFCGSGNVLLKYGTRDMGAIKGIIRVAPLTAVLLAGGALALAGMPPFNVFISEFMVVAAAIKAGHIGLVIVLLLLLTLVLAGLVRMIASTVLGTPPEAVSKGELGILTTAPMALLLLLMLLLGVHIPTPVTRLLTDAAQIVLKNDSPIEQPFMLPWEHLSPMKAISPAPTAPSVADTHTALQLTPTRQEM, from the coding sequence ATGAGTAATATGGACCTGCTGTTGTTACTGCTGGCGATACCTCTGATAGCCTCACTGCTGGCTTTTGCCTCGCGTGCTTTGGGCAATGCAGCCCGCGCGGCAACCACTTGGGTGCATGTCGTCGGGATCAGTTTATTGCTGGTGGTGGCATTGACGGTGGTGTGTCGAGTGGCGCTCGACGGGGAGATTCTCGCGGCGCACCACTGGTTGCATATTGACAGCCTCAGCGCACTCTTCTTAGCCATTTTGGCCATTATCGGCTTTATCACCGGCGTTTATTCCCTCGGCTATATGCGCCATGAAGTGAATAACGGTGAAATCACGGTCGGTACACTGTGCAACTATTACGGCTTCTTCCATCTGTTTCTGTTCACCATGTTGCTGGTGGTCACCAGTAACAACCTGATTCTAATGTGGGTCGGTATCGAAGCCACCACCCTCAGCTCGGCCTTTTTGGTGGGGTTATACGGTCAACGTTCGTCACTGGAAGCGGCGTGGAAGTACATCATTATCTGTACGGTTGGCGTGGCATTCGGCTTGTATGGCACCGTGTTGGTGTATGCCAACGCCGCCAATGTGTTGGCCGATCCGGGCAGTGCTATCTTCTGGACGGTGGTCGCAGAGCATGCCAAAGAGCTGGATCCTAGCCTGATGCATCTGGCGTTTGTCTTTATCCTGATTGGCTTTGGCACCAAAACGGGCCTGTTCCCGATGCACTCATGGCTGCCCGACGCCCACAGTGAAGCCCCTAGCCCCACCAGCGCCTTATTATCTGCCGTGCTACTCAACTGTGCCCTGCTGGTGATCATCCGTTATTACATCATTATCAGTACCGCCATCGGGCCATACTTCCCGCAAATGTTGCTGTTGGTGTTTGGCATGATGTCCGTCGCTGTCTCAGCGTTCTTTATTCTGGCGCAGCGCGATATGAAGCGCTTGCTGGCTTATTCCAGCGTCGAGAACATGGGGTTAATCGCTGTTGCACTGGGCATTGGTGGCCCACTCGGTGTGCTAGCCGCGCTGTTCCACACCCTGAATCACAGCTTGGCAAAAACCTTGCTGTTCTGCGGCTCCGGTAACGTATTGCTGAAATATGGCACACGGGATATGGGGGCAATCAAAGGCATTATTCGTGTCGCACCCCTCACCGCTGTGCTATTGGCAGGGGGCGCGCTGGCACTGGCAGGGATGCCACCGTTTAACGTGTTTATCAGCGAATTTATGGTGGTGGCTGCGGCCATCAAAGCGGGCCATATCGGGCTGGTGATTGTGCTGCTCCTGCTGCTGACATTGGTTTTAGCAGGGCTGGTACGCATGATTGCCAGTACGGTATTAGGGACGCCACCCGAAGCGGTCAGTAAAGGCGAATTAGGCATACTCACCACGGCACCTATGGCACTGCTTTTACTGCTGATGTTGCTACTCGGCGTGCATATCCCCACCCCGGTGACCCGTTTACTGACTGATGCGGCGCAAATTGTGCTCAAGAATGACAGCCCCATTGAACAACCCTTTATGTTGCCGTGGGAACATCTGTCCCCCATGAAAGCCATTTCACCGGCACCAACAGCCCCTTCCGTCGCAGATACGCATACCGCCCTGCAACTTACCCCGACACGTCAGGAGATGTAA
- the hyfB gene encoding hydrogenase 4 subunit B, with product MMNSLELLSLSLLLYLAGALLSLLLARRETLAIYASGLASLLGGIAGLLAAAPTLLGGGIITFVTAGPFPFAAFSLRLDPLAAFMLLVISLLVVITALYSLAYVQEYKGRGAWGMGVFMNLFIASMVALVVVDNAFYFIVFFEMMSLASYFLVISDQDDDAIDAGLLYFLIAHAGSVLIMIAFFLLYRLSGSLEFAAFRQANPQPIMASIIFLLAFFGFGAKAGMLPLHGWLPRAHPAAPSHASALMSGVMVKIGIFGIIKVGIDLLGASQLWWGVVVLAFGAVSSVLGVLYALAEHDIKRLLAYHTVENIGIILMGVGVGMIGIASQQPVLAALGLLGALYHLLNHAVFKGLLFLGAGAVIYRIHTKDMEKMGGLARMMPYTALAFLVGCMAISALPPFNGFVSEWFTYQSLFTMTKDGGFIIRLAGPIAIVMLAITGALAAMCFVKVYGISFCGLPRTEKAAQAREVPWPMTASMLLLALLCLALGVGASHVAPVIARIASSLITTSPAPTLQVAQGAVLFPQHSTQAMLSTLYIFFGLLLLPLVILLVTHLYKGSRLTFRHGGDPWACGYAYEQDMTVSAGGFTQPLRVMFAPLYRMRKKLDPAPMMKTALEHSVNGATKVEPVWDDHVVAPLIRAIQWLSQRIQWLQQGDFRLYCLYVVAALVVLLIVAAI from the coding sequence ATGATGAATTCACTTGAGCTATTGTCGCTCTCTTTATTGCTCTATCTCGCGGGTGCACTGCTTTCCCTGCTCTTGGCGCGGCGCGAAACACTGGCAATTTATGCCTCTGGACTGGCCTCATTGCTCGGCGGTATCGCGGGTTTATTGGCCGCTGCCCCCACATTACTGGGCGGCGGCATCATTACCTTCGTGACAGCGGGGCCATTCCCCTTCGCCGCCTTCAGCCTACGCCTTGATCCACTGGCGGCCTTTATGCTGCTGGTGATTTCATTGTTGGTCGTGATAACCGCACTCTATTCATTAGCCTATGTGCAGGAATACAAAGGGCGCGGGGCGTGGGGAATGGGGGTGTTTATGAACCTGTTCATCGCCTCGATGGTGGCCTTGGTGGTCGTCGATAACGCCTTCTATTTTATCGTTTTCTTCGAAATGATGTCGCTAGCCTCTTACTTCTTGGTGATTTCAGATCAAGACGACGATGCTATCGACGCGGGCCTGCTCTATTTTCTCATTGCCCACGCCGGTTCAGTGCTCATCATGATTGCCTTCTTCCTGCTCTATCGCCTCAGCGGTAGTCTGGAATTCGCCGCCTTCCGGCAAGCCAACCCGCAGCCCATCATGGCCTCGATTATCTTCTTACTGGCCTTCTTTGGTTTTGGTGCGAAAGCGGGGATGCTCCCCCTGCACGGCTGGCTGCCACGGGCGCACCCTGCTGCACCGTCGCATGCCTCAGCCTTGATGTCCGGTGTCATGGTCAAAATCGGCATCTTCGGCATCATCAAGGTCGGCATTGATTTACTCGGCGCCAGCCAACTGTGGTGGGGCGTGGTCGTGCTGGCGTTCGGCGCTGTGTCTTCCGTATTAGGGGTGCTGTATGCACTGGCAGAGCACGATATCAAACGGCTACTGGCTTATCACACGGTTGAAAACATCGGCATTATCTTAATGGGAGTTGGTGTCGGCATGATAGGCATCGCCAGCCAGCAACCGGTATTGGCGGCCCTTGGCCTGCTCGGCGCGCTCTACCATCTGCTTAACCACGCCGTCTTCAAAGGGCTACTGTTCCTCGGTGCTGGTGCCGTCATTTATCGCATCCACACCAAAGACATGGAGAAAATGGGCGGGCTGGCCAGAATGATGCCTTATACCGCGCTGGCCTTTTTGGTGGGGTGTATGGCGATCTCGGCTCTGCCGCCGTTTAACGGTTTTGTCAGTGAATGGTTCACCTACCAATCCCTGTTTACCATGACCAAAGACGGCGGCTTTATTATTCGCCTCGCAGGGCCGATTGCCATTGTGATGCTCGCCATCACCGGTGCGTTGGCCGCGATGTGCTTTGTGAAAGTGTATGGCATTAGCTTCTGTGGCTTGCCGCGCACAGAAAAAGCGGCACAAGCGCGAGAAGTGCCGTGGCCGATGACCGCCTCCATGCTGCTGCTGGCATTACTTTGCCTCGCACTGGGCGTGGGGGCTTCCCATGTCGCGCCCGTCATCGCCCGCATCGCCTCTAGTCTGATTACCACCTCGCCAGCACCGACGTTGCAGGTAGCCCAAGGGGCCGTGCTGTTCCCACAACACAGCACGCAAGCGATGCTGTCCACCCTCTATATCTTCTTCGGCTTACTTCTCTTGCCGCTGGTGATTTTACTGGTCACCCACCTCTACAAAGGCAGCCGCTTGACCTTTCGTCATGGCGGAGATCCTTGGGCCTGTGGCTATGCCTACGAGCAAGACATGACGGTTTCGGCTGGGGGCTTTACCCAACCGCTGCGGGTGATGTTTGCCCCGCTCTACCGTATGCGTAAAAAACTGGACCCCGCGCCGATGATGAAAACGGCTTTGGAGCATTCCGTTAATGGTGCCACCAAAGTGGAACCGGTATGGGACGACCACGTTGTGGCCCCGCTTATCCGCGCTATCCAATGGCTCAGCCAGCGTATTCAGTGGCTGCAACAGGGTGATTTCCGCCTCTACTGTCTGTATGTGGTCGCCGCACTGGTGGTCCTGCTGATTGTCGCGGCTATTTAA